One genomic window of Arachis stenosperma cultivar V10309 chromosome 10, arast.V10309.gnm1.PFL2, whole genome shotgun sequence includes the following:
- the LOC130956924 gene encoding uncharacterized protein LOC130956924, producing the protein MSLSNILQDTHRYESVPPSLWKGLSPSGRGGTQSLLRYKRMQLKIGRSGIERKLQLEELECLWLEAYENSRLYNEKVKAVHDKNIKRREFRAGDQGLLYNSRLRLMPDKLRSRWDGPYMVEKIESYGVVHLSHPSSTTFFKVNGHRLKLYHGAKVKNNKELEIFLLKDLAREED; encoded by the coding sequence ATGAGCTTATCGAACATCttacaagacacccataggtATGAGTCTGTTCCGCCTAGTCTATGGAAAGGCTTGTCACCTTCTGGTAGAGGTGGAACACAAAGCTTACTGAGATATAAAAGAATGCAACTCAAGATTGGGAGGAGcggaattgaaagaaaattacaattagAGGAATTGGAGTGCCTTTGGCTAGAAGCATATGAAAACTCAAGGCTCTACAACGAAAAGGTGAAGGCGGTACATGACAAGAACATTAAGAGAAGAGAGTTTAGAGCTGGGGATCAAGGCCTTCTCTACAACTCAAGGTTGAGATTAATGCCAGACAAACTGAGGTCAAGATGGGATGGACCCTACATGGTGGAGAAGATTGAATCGTATGGAGTTGTCCACCTAAGTCACCCCTCAAGCACTACCTTTTTCAAAGTCAATGGTCACCGTTTAAAGTTGTATCATGGTgcgaaagtgaagaacaacaagGAGTTGgagatcttcctcttgaaggATCTAGCAAGGGAAGAGGACTGA